In the Pirellulales bacterium genome, one interval contains:
- a CDS encoding MoxR family ATPase: MSIAEPMQQRAEEFRTRYQAVREQIGRVIVGHDEIVHGVLTCLLVGGHCLLEGVPGLGKTLLVRTLAKTLDLHFSRIQFTPDLMPADIIGTNMVMESPDGKRFFEFQRGAIFTQLCLADEINRATPKTQSAMLETMQEFSVTVAGKVYPLQRPFFVLATQNPIEQEGTYPLPEAQLDRFFFKLMVGYSSREELATIIDRTTRGENIEPQKVMDGPEILNWQQLVREVILAKHVQDYIVRLTLATHPEGAFALPITNQYLRWGASPRAAQALALAAKVRALLEGRYNVSFEDVRRVYLPALRHRVIANFEAQAEGIDTDHVLSEILDKLPEKSGEAAA; this comes from the coding sequence ATGTCCATCGCCGAACCAATGCAGCAGCGGGCCGAAGAATTTCGGACCCGTTATCAAGCGGTGCGAGAGCAGATTGGCCGGGTGATCGTCGGTCACGACGAGATTGTCCACGGCGTGCTGACGTGCCTGTTGGTGGGCGGGCATTGTTTGTTGGAGGGAGTGCCGGGATTGGGCAAAACGCTGTTGGTGCGGACGCTGGCCAAGACGTTGGATTTGCATTTTTCGCGAATTCAGTTCACGCCCGATTTAATGCCGGCGGACATTATCGGCACGAATATGGTGATGGAATCGCCCGATGGGAAACGGTTTTTCGAGTTCCAGCGGGGAGCGATTTTCACGCAGTTGTGCTTGGCGGACGAAATCAACCGGGCCACGCCGAAAACGCAATCGGCAATGTTGGAAACGATGCAAGAGTTTTCCGTCACCGTGGCCGGGAAGGTTTACCCGCTCCAGCGGCCGTTTTTCGTGCTGGCCACGCAAAACCCGATTGAACAGGAGGGAACTTACCCGCTGCCGGAAGCGCAGTTGGACCGGTTCTTTTTCAAGTTAATGGTGGGCTACTCCAGCCGTGAGGAATTGGCAACCATCATTGACCGCACAACACGGGGAGAAAATATCGAGCCGCAGAAAGTGATGGACGGGCCGGAGATATTGAACTGGCAACAATTGGTGCGGGAAGTGATTTTGGCCAAGCACGTGCAGGATTATATTGTGCGGCTGACGTTGGCCACGCATCCGGAAGGGGCATTTGCTTTGCCCATCACGAACCAGTATTTGCGCTGGGGCGCTAGCCCTCGTGCCGCGCAAGCATTGGCTTTGGCGGCGAAAGTGCGGGCGCTTTTGGAAGGGCGCTACAACGTGAGCTTTGAAGACGTGCGGCGCGTGTATTTGCCGGCGCTGCGGCACCGGGTGATTGCGAATTTTGAAGCCCAAGCCGAGGGGATCGACACAGATCACGTGCTATCGGAAATTCTGGACAAGCTGCCCGAAAAATCGGGCGAAGCGGCAGCTTGA
- the sppA gene encoding signal peptide peptidase SppA, producing the protein MSSMLPPSHSDGSSNGDKPLRVVLQEQGGWGRWGRRLPWIVAILAFGFALSYRAAYDQYLQKNPRLEERYVSHSETAQQKVAIITIEGAIMHTDGFAKWQIDQVAKDPDVKAVVVRVDSPGGTVTGSDYLFHHLKMLREGDSTGGRKIPLVVSMGGIAASGGYYLSMAAGDVPDTIFAERTTWTGSIGVIIPHFTIADLLESWKIQDDSVVSGPYKELGSPTQKLSPEMAKKERAILQGLVDQTFDQFKEVVAEARPQLANNKQNFATATTGQVFTAKQALDLGLVDKLGFIEEAVDRAIELANLDPRRVRVVKYERPTGFLNSVLLGSDAAAGTAPAAQLDLSTLADLATPRAYMLFTWLPALVVNQSN; encoded by the coding sequence ATGTCTTCTATGTTGCCTCCCTCGCATTCTGATGGCTCATCCAATGGCGATAAACCACTGCGCGTCGTTTTGCAGGAACAGGGAGGGTGGGGGCGCTGGGGACGACGGCTGCCCTGGATCGTGGCCATTTTGGCCTTCGGCTTTGCCCTCAGTTATCGCGCCGCCTACGACCAATACCTCCAGAAAAACCCGCGCCTGGAAGAACGTTATGTCTCTCACTCGGAAACCGCGCAACAAAAAGTGGCCATCATCACCATCGAAGGCGCCATCATGCACACCGATGGTTTCGCCAAATGGCAAATTGACCAGGTTGCCAAAGACCCGGACGTCAAAGCCGTGGTCGTGCGTGTCGATTCTCCCGGCGGCACCGTCACCGGCAGCGATTATTTATTTCACCATCTGAAAATGCTGCGCGAGGGCGACAGCACCGGGGGTCGCAAAATTCCCCTCGTCGTCAGCATGGGAGGCATCGCGGCCAGCGGCGGATATTATTTGTCCATGGCCGCCGGCGATGTGCCCGACACCATTTTTGCCGAGCGCACTACCTGGACCGGATCGATCGGCGTTATCATTCCGCACTTCACCATCGCCGATTTGCTGGAAAGCTGGAAAATCCAGGACGATTCGGTCGTCAGCGGGCCGTACAAAGAGTTGGGCAGCCCTACGCAAAAATTATCGCCGGAAATGGCCAAAAAGGAACGCGCCATTTTGCAGGGCCTCGTTGATCAGACTTTTGATCAATTCAAAGAGGTCGTCGCTGAAGCCCGCCCGCAATTGGCCAACAATAAACAGAACTTCGCCACGGCTACCACCGGGCAAGTTTTCACCGCCAAGCAGGCGCTTGATTTGGGCTTGGTCGACAAGCTTGGTTTCATCGAAGAGGCCGTGGACCGCGCCATTGAACTGGCAAACCTCGATCCGCGACGAGTGCGGGTCGTCAAATACGAGCGGCCTACAGGCTTTCTGAACTCCGTGTTGCTCGGCTCCGATGCCGCTGCGGGCACTGCGCCTGCGGCCCAACTCGATTTATCGACCCTGGCCGACTTAGCCACGCCGCGTGCCTACATGCTGTTCACCTGGCTGCCCGCGCTGGTAGTGAATCAATCGAACTGA
- a CDS encoding DUF1080 domain-containing protein: MRHCFLFTRTFRCLMLLLFALGLGSLAVLAAEWKSGKIYPEPLLVDPGPPGGPPSDAIVLFDGKDMSAWNGADDWEVKDGVVTVNPKSPEKQADATTKQSFGDCQLHVEWAEPDVVKGSGQGRGNSGVFLMSRYEVQVLDSYDNKTYYDGQCAAIYKQSPPLVNACRKPGEWQTYDIIFEAPWFDEKGKVAKPAYITVLQNGVLVQNHTEIQGSTSWDHPPTYEAHPTKAPVALQNHGNPVRFRNIWIRELTPKTFVAPAKSAAVNTQE, encoded by the coding sequence ATGAGACACTGTTTTTTATTTACTCGCACCTTCCGTTGCTTGATGCTACTGTTGTTCGCCTTGGGCCTGGGAAGCTTGGCCGTACTGGCGGCGGAATGGAAATCGGGAAAAATTTATCCCGAGCCGTTGCTGGTCGATCCCGGGCCACCCGGCGGACCGCCATCGGACGCCATTGTGCTTTTCGACGGTAAAGATATGTCAGCCTGGAATGGCGCGGACGATTGGGAAGTTAAAGACGGCGTGGTGACGGTGAATCCCAAGTCGCCGGAAAAACAAGCCGATGCTACGACCAAGCAATCGTTCGGCGATTGTCAACTGCACGTGGAATGGGCCGAGCCCGACGTGGTCAAAGGCTCAGGCCAAGGGCGCGGCAATAGCGGCGTGTTTTTGATGAGCCGGTACGAAGTGCAAGTACTCGATTCGTACGACAACAAAACCTATTACGACGGTCAGTGCGCCGCAATTTATAAACAATCTCCTCCTCTGGTGAATGCTTGCCGCAAGCCGGGCGAGTGGCAAACCTACGACATCATATTCGAAGCGCCGTGGTTCGATGAAAAAGGAAAGGTCGCCAAGCCGGCATACATTACGGTTTTGCAAAATGGCGTCCTGGTGCAAAATCATACTGAAATTCAGGGCTCCACGTCGTGGGATCATCCGCCCACTTACGAAGCTCATCCCACCAAAGCGCCGGTCGCGCTGCAGAACCACGGCAACCCGGTCCGTTTTCGCAATATCTGGATTCGCGAACTGACGCCAAAAACATTCGTCGCGCCGGCAAAATCTGCCGCAGTAAACACCCAAGAATAG
- a CDS encoding DegT/DnrJ/EryC1/StrS family aminotransferase, producing the protein MDRSTNGSTSPASSTTATPVPLLDVKRQYAPLREKLLAAVTHVCDSGRYILGPECEELERAVAAYTGARHAITCASGSDALLLALIALHIGEGDEVICPSYTFFATASAVWRLGAEPVFCDIEPGTFNIDPAKIERLISPQTKAIIPVHLFGQCAAMDEIGRVAAKHSVPIIEDACQAIGAEYAGRSAGTLGDMGCFSFYPTKNLGGMGDGGLLTTDRDDLAAKLKLLRGHGMEPRYYHQLVGINSRLDTLQAAVLGVKLPHLDEWARQRQSNAERYHALFSEYGLDKILTLPITARAATHVWNQYTIRVPDGRRNDLRKHLTAAKIGTEIYYPVPLHEQKCFASLGYPLGSLPETELAARETLALPIFPELTADEQRTVVATIGGFFGASNSAASNGAASTTPTSTIPRPKFLQPKSSEVKR; encoded by the coding sequence ATGGATCGCTCTACCAATGGTTCCACTTCGCCTGCTTCTTCGACCACTGCGACGCCCGTGCCGCTGCTCGATGTCAAACGGCAATACGCACCGCTGCGGGAAAAACTGTTGGCCGCGGTAACGCATGTTTGCGATAGCGGCCGGTATATTTTGGGCCCAGAATGCGAAGAGTTGGAACGAGCGGTGGCGGCTTACACCGGCGCTCGGCATGCGATTACGTGTGCCTCGGGGAGCGATGCGTTGCTATTGGCGCTGATAGCCCTGCACATTGGCGAAGGAGACGAAGTGATCTGCCCCAGTTACACATTTTTCGCCACGGCCAGCGCCGTGTGGCGGCTGGGAGCGGAGCCGGTGTTTTGCGACATCGAGCCGGGAACGTTCAATATCGATCCGGCCAAAATTGAGCGGCTGATTTCGCCGCAGACGAAGGCCATCATTCCAGTGCATTTGTTTGGGCAGTGCGCCGCGATGGATGAAATTGGCCGCGTGGCCGCGAAACACAGCGTGCCGATTATCGAGGACGCCTGCCAGGCGATCGGGGCCGAATACGCCGGCCGCAGCGCCGGAACGCTGGGCGACATGGGCTGCTTCAGTTTTTATCCGACGAAAAATTTGGGTGGCATGGGAGACGGCGGCCTGCTGACGACCGATCGTGACGATCTGGCCGCTAAATTGAAATTGCTCCGCGGCCACGGTATGGAGCCACGGTATTATCATCAACTCGTGGGCATCAACAGCCGCCTCGATACCTTGCAGGCGGCGGTGCTGGGCGTGAAGCTGCCGCACCTCGACGAATGGGCCCGGCAACGGCAAAGCAATGCGGAGCGCTATCACGCGCTATTTTCCGAGTACGGGCTGGATAAAATTTTGACACTGCCGATTACGGCCCGGGCCGCAACGCACGTGTGGAACCAATACACCATCCGCGTGCCCGACGGGCGGCGAAACGATTTGCGCAAGCACCTGACGGCGGCGAAAATCGGCACGGAAATTTACTACCCGGTGCCGCTGCACGAGCAGAAATGCTTCGCCTCGCTGGGCTATCCGTTGGGCAGCCTGCCGGAAACGGAACTAGCGGCGCGCGAAACTTTGGCGCTGCCGATATTCCCGGAACTGACGGCGGACGAGCAGCGAACGGTGGTGGCGACGATTGGTGGATTTTTTGGGGCCAGCAACAGCGCCGCATCGAATGGCGCGGCTTCAACCACGCCCACGAGCACCATTCCGCGGCCCAAGTTTTTGCAGCCGAAGAGTTCGGAAGTTAAGCGTTAA
- the uvrA gene encoding excinuclease ABC subunit UvrA: protein MEPSRSNSVAANGEFIRIRGARVHNLQNIDVDLPRDRLVVVTGVSGSGKSSLALDTIFAEGQRQYIESLSTYARQFLHQMERPDVDLIEGLQPTISIDQRAGSANPRSTVATVTEIYDHLRLLLARLGTAYCYQCGAPICQQSPEEIQAELMHLPAGTKLMILAPMVRGRRGQHKEVFEAIRKAGFQRARVDGEVLDVGGEPPELEPRKNHTIEAVVDRIVIREGIDDRLAESLNLAVTHGEGAVLVACQVRDPDHPNAGHWQDRLFSTLYACPNCKINYEELEPRTFSFNSPYGACPVCEGLGSREEFDPELIFGDEQLSLADGLILPWKNDTPTQAKRHQQALAEFLQANNLKGDTPYEMWKPAVREKFLRGQSNNGHSFDGLLILLEKQFATATKTADRERLATFRGQVVCQACGGARLRPEARAVHFAGRAIHEITALTVQQARDFFEPLKSEIAADDLAIFEPLAAEIQSRLAFLDQVGLNYLTLDRAADTLSGGELQRVRLATGIGSGLVGVCYVLDEPSIGLHPRDNQRLIDALRDLQSQGNTVLVVEHDADMMRQADDLLDLGPGAGAHGGRIVAHGTPAAVADDPNSLTGRYLSSAVSIPVPPQRRRAAKTRSITLEGVTTNNLKQVTARFPLGVFVCVTGVSGSGKSSLVNETLARALVRRLTGEGPKPGPHTSLRGVNQIDKIIVIDQAPIGRSPRSNPATYSGIFDEVRKVFASTPQSKSRGYTAGRFSFNIPSVGKSGAPAKGGRCEECQGYGVKKIEMQFLPDLFVTCPVCQGQRFNRQTLEVKFKGLSIADMLALRIDEAADVFENFPLIARPLHSLQEVGLGYLTLGQSATTLSGGEAQRVKLAAELARQQTGSTLYLLDEPTTGLHFDDVRKLLDVLQRLVDLGNTVLVIEHNLDVMKSADWIIDLGPEGGAAGGQIIAEGTPEEIAAVPDNATGCLLKPLLHT from the coding sequence ATGGAGCCTTCCAGATCCAATTCCGTCGCGGCCAACGGCGAATTCATCCGTATCCGCGGCGCACGGGTCCACAATCTGCAAAATATCGATGTCGATCTTCCCCGCGACCGTCTCGTCGTCGTTACCGGGGTCAGCGGTTCCGGCAAAAGTTCCCTGGCGCTGGATACCATCTTCGCCGAAGGCCAGCGGCAATACATCGAAAGCCTGTCAACCTATGCGCGGCAATTTTTGCATCAAATGGAGCGCCCCGACGTCGATCTGATCGAAGGCTTGCAACCCACCATTTCCATCGACCAGCGCGCGGGCAGTGCCAACCCGCGCAGCACGGTCGCCACAGTCACAGAAATTTACGATCATCTCCGCCTGCTGCTGGCCCGCCTCGGCACGGCTTACTGTTACCAATGCGGCGCCCCCATCTGCCAGCAATCGCCCGAGGAAATTCAAGCGGAGTTGATGCACCTGCCCGCCGGCACCAAGCTGATGATTTTAGCCCCCATGGTCCGCGGCCGGCGGGGGCAGCACAAAGAAGTATTCGAGGCAATCCGCAAGGCCGGCTTCCAGCGGGCCCGCGTCGATGGCGAAGTGCTTGATGTCGGCGGCGAACCCCCCGAGCTGGAACCTCGAAAAAACCACACGATCGAAGCCGTTGTCGATCGCATTGTCATCCGCGAAGGCATCGACGACCGCCTGGCCGAATCGCTCAACCTGGCCGTCACGCACGGCGAAGGCGCCGTGCTCGTGGCCTGCCAGGTGCGCGATCCCGACCATCCCAATGCCGGCCATTGGCAGGACCGCCTGTTCAGCACGCTTTACGCCTGTCCCAACTGCAAAATCAATTACGAGGAGCTCGAACCCCGCACGTTCAGCTTCAACAGCCCCTACGGCGCCTGCCCTGTCTGCGAAGGATTGGGTTCGCGCGAAGAATTCGACCCTGAATTGATCTTCGGCGACGAGCAACTCTCGCTGGCCGACGGTTTGATACTCCCCTGGAAAAACGATACTCCCACCCAAGCCAAGCGGCATCAACAAGCGTTGGCCGAATTCTTGCAGGCCAACAATTTGAAAGGGGATACGCCATACGAAATGTGGAAACCTGCGGTGCGCGAAAAGTTTTTGCGCGGACAATCAAATAATGGTCACTCGTTCGATGGTCTACTGATTCTCCTGGAAAAGCAATTCGCCACGGCCACAAAAACCGCCGATCGGGAACGCCTCGCCACCTTTCGCGGGCAAGTCGTTTGCCAGGCCTGCGGCGGTGCGCGCCTGCGACCCGAAGCCCGCGCCGTCCACTTCGCCGGCCGCGCCATTCACGAAATCACGGCGCTCACCGTGCAACAGGCGCGTGACTTTTTCGAACCACTCAAATCAGAAATCGCTGCGGACGATCTTGCCATCTTCGAGCCGCTGGCTGCCGAAATCCAATCGCGCTTGGCGTTTCTCGATCAGGTTGGCCTCAATTACCTCACGCTTGATCGAGCTGCCGATACGCTCAGCGGCGGCGAATTACAGCGCGTTCGCCTGGCGACCGGCATTGGTTCCGGCTTGGTCGGAGTTTGTTATGTGCTCGATGAACCCTCCATCGGCCTGCACCCGCGCGATAACCAGCGGCTGATCGATGCGCTGCGCGATCTGCAATCGCAGGGCAACACCGTGCTGGTCGTCGAACACGATGCCGACATGATGCGTCAGGCCGACGATCTTCTCGATCTCGGCCCCGGCGCCGGCGCACACGGCGGCCGCATTGTGGCGCATGGCACACCTGCTGCCGTAGCCGACGACCCCAATTCACTCACGGGCCGTTACCTGTCCAGCGCGGTTTCCATTCCCGTGCCGCCTCAGCGCCGGCGCGCCGCCAAAACGCGCTCCATCACGCTTGAAGGCGTCACCACCAACAATCTGAAACAGGTCACCGCTCGTTTTCCGCTGGGCGTATTCGTATGCGTCACCGGCGTCAGCGGCTCCGGCAAAAGCTCCCTGGTGAACGAAACGCTGGCCCGCGCGCTGGTCCGCCGCCTAACAGGCGAGGGTCCCAAGCCCGGCCCGCACACCAGTCTGCGCGGCGTGAACCAAATCGACAAAATCATCGTGATCGATCAAGCCCCCATCGGCCGTTCGCCGCGCAGTAACCCCGCTACGTACTCCGGCATTTTCGACGAAGTGCGCAAAGTGTTCGCTTCCACGCCCCAATCCAAATCTCGCGGCTACACTGCCGGCCGTTTCAGCTTCAACATTCCTTCCGTTGGCAAATCGGGCGCGCCCGCCAAAGGTGGCCGCTGCGAGGAATGCCAAGGCTACGGCGTCAAAAAAATCGAAATGCAATTTCTGCCCGATCTGTTCGTCACCTGCCCGGTCTGCCAGGGCCAGCGCTTTAACCGCCAAACGCTGGAAGTGAAATTCAAGGGCCTGTCGATTGCCGACATGCTGGCGCTGCGCATCGACGAAGCTGCCGACGTTTTCGAAAACTTTCCGCTCATCGCCCGTCCGCTGCACAGCCTGCAAGAAGTCGGCCTGGGCTATCTCACGCTCGGCCAATCGGCCACCACGCTTTCTGGCGGCGAAGCCCAGCGCGTCAAACTTGCCGCCGAGCTGGCCCGCCAGCAAACCGGCAGCACGTTGTATTTGCTCGACGAACCGACCACCGGCCTCCACTTCGACGATGTCCGCAAACTGCTCGATGTGCTCCAGCGCCTGGTCGATTTGGGCAACACGGTCCTTGTGATCGAGCACAATTTAGACGTGATGAAATCCGCCGATTGGATCATCGATCTCGGCCCTGAAGGGGGCGCTGCCGGCGGGCAGATTATCGCCGAAGGCACGCCCGAAGAAATCGCCGCCGTGCCCGACAATGCCACCGGCTGCTTGCTCAAGCCGTTGCTTCATACATAA
- a CDS encoding alpha/beta hydrolase family protein — protein sequence MPIATKIAFVACVMALPVVPGLADDVAPRQGQIHFEPVPDEAHAVPEPFRLAAQTFSFEQTALPKWSDDVAISTVTFPSPVVTPEPNNNTVHCEYFRPAKAGKYPACVVLHIMGGDFPLARLFANNLAQHGVAALFVHMPYYGERRQPNSKARMISTDPQETVRGMIQAVKDIRFAAAWLAAQDEVDPQQLGIFGISLGGITASLAAAAEPRFVKVCPVLAGGDLSLVLRDSQEKHLAAAKQHWLAHGHSLDELTELMKTVDPCSYAAYLSGRKVLMFNALHDEVIPRPCTDSLWEAFGRPNIEWYDCGHYTAILHVLDALDKTATFFSQGEKSAAENHSSAGKHAQSPVRNKTFLMQGSQKLSDCPRRSAMEFAHSAV from the coding sequence ATGCCCATCGCCACCAAAATAGCGTTCGTGGCATGCGTCATGGCGCTGCCTGTGGTCCCAGGCCTGGCGGACGACGTCGCTCCGCGGCAGGGACAAATTCATTTCGAACCAGTCCCCGACGAAGCCCACGCCGTCCCAGAGCCGTTTCGGCTGGCCGCGCAAACGTTTTCCTTCGAACAAACAGCGCTGCCGAAATGGTCCGACGACGTGGCCATTTCCACCGTGACCTTTCCTTCCCCCGTGGTCACTCCGGAGCCCAATAATAACACCGTGCATTGCGAATACTTCCGCCCCGCCAAGGCTGGAAAATATCCAGCCTGCGTCGTGTTGCACATTATGGGAGGCGATTTTCCATTGGCCCGTTTGTTTGCCAACAATCTGGCTCAACACGGTGTGGCGGCTTTGTTTGTACACATGCCTTATTACGGTGAACGTCGGCAGCCGAATTCCAAAGCCCGGATGATCTCTACCGATCCGCAAGAAACCGTGCGCGGCATGATTCAGGCCGTGAAAGATATTCGCTTTGCCGCCGCTTGGTTGGCGGCCCAGGACGAAGTCGATCCGCAGCAGTTGGGCATCTTCGGAATCAGTCTGGGAGGCATTACGGCCTCGTTGGCCGCGGCGGCCGAACCCCGGTTCGTGAAAGTTTGTCCGGTGCTTGCCGGCGGCGATTTAAGCCTTGTGCTGCGCGATTCGCAGGAAAAACATTTGGCAGCCGCCAAACAACACTGGCTTGCACACGGGCATTCGCTCGACGAGTTGACCGAACTGATGAAGACGGTCGATCCCTGCTCGTATGCAGCGTACCTCAGCGGTCGAAAAGTGCTGATGTTCAACGCCTTGCACGACGAAGTCATTCCTCGTCCCTGCACCGACAGCCTCTGGGAAGCGTTCGGCCGGCCGAACATCGAGTGGTACGATTGCGGGCATTACACGGCGATATTGCACGTGCTCGATGCACTTGACAAAACCGCGACGTTTTTCAGCCAGGGCGAAAAGAGCGCGGCCGAAAACCATAGTTCGGCCGGAAAACACGCCCAAAGTCCCGTGCGGAACAAAACCTTTCTCATGCAAGGCAGCCAAAAACTTAGCGATTGCCCCCGGCGTTCGGCAATGGAGTTTGCACATTCCGCGGTCTAG
- a CDS encoding PDZ domain-containing protein, with the protein MLIFQLATRYFSKRMVPNCAGVAALIVLAMVQSVQAEEADKTSATPVSASAANAQAASAVLQKADSGKQPGGVDIDQSIVRLGSSDFRTREEAVRQLVAAGRPAIEPLTKAARGDDLEISYRAVRVLQTLLQQDDQATEDEAADALQKLASDPSKPAADLATDALTVYHLTLQDKALATLRNLGATVTSDQLNLEPGDLQVTLDDHWKGKKSDLRLLKDVPNLAWLRVINRSLDDDELSTIAGLSQATEIDLFGTGISADAAQKLATALPDAVVDRRNGAFLGVGGLPGMTSCLISEVREDSAAAAAGIQVGDEITTFDGQPVHNFEEFTSLVSNKKGGDQIDLQVRRDNEVLTKKVRLGQWQSDLPVIFHGNSRPRNVQTPLPNAGGNR; encoded by the coding sequence ATGTTAATCTTCCAGTTGGCAACTCGATATTTTAGCAAGCGCATGGTTCCCAACTGTGCCGGTGTGGCCGCGCTGATCGTGCTTGCAATGGTCCAATCGGTGCAGGCGGAAGAAGCCGACAAGACTTCGGCCACGCCCGTTTCGGCCTCTGCGGCAAATGCGCAAGCGGCCAGTGCAGTCTTGCAAAAAGCGGACAGCGGTAAGCAGCCAGGCGGCGTCGATATCGACCAATCGATTGTTCGCCTGGGCTCGTCCGATTTCCGTACCCGCGAGGAAGCCGTTAGGCAATTGGTCGCGGCCGGGCGGCCCGCAATCGAGCCACTAACCAAGGCCGCGCGAGGGGACGATTTAGAAATTTCCTATCGGGCGGTGCGGGTTTTGCAAACCTTGTTGCAGCAGGACGATCAAGCCACCGAGGACGAAGCGGCCGACGCACTGCAGAAATTGGCCTCCGACCCGTCCAAGCCGGCCGCCGATTTGGCAACGGACGCCTTGACAGTTTATCACCTGACACTGCAAGACAAGGCCTTGGCGACTTTGCGAAACTTGGGGGCAACTGTGACGAGCGATCAACTCAATCTTGAGCCGGGCGACTTGCAGGTGACCCTGGACGATCATTGGAAGGGAAAAAAGAGCGATCTTCGTCTGCTGAAAGATGTTCCCAATTTGGCGTGGCTGCGCGTGATCAATCGTTCGCTGGACGACGACGAATTGTCGACCATTGCCGGATTATCTCAGGCGACAGAAATCGATTTGTTCGGCACGGGCATTTCAGCCGACGCGGCGCAGAAATTGGCGACCGCCCTGCCCGATGCGGTGGTTGATCGGCGCAATGGAGCATTTTTGGGAGTGGGGGGCTTGCCAGGAATGACAAGCTGCCTAATCAGCGAAGTTCGAGAGGACTCGGCGGCGGCGGCGGCCGGCATTCAAGTGGGAGATGAAATCACCACTTTCGACGGCCAGCCCGTGCATAACTTTGAAGAATTCACCTCGCTGGTTTCGAACAAAAAAGGGGGCGACCAAATCGATTTGCAGGTCCGTCGTGATAACGAAGTACTGACTAAAAAGGTGAGACTGGGACAATGGCAATCGGATTTGCCGGTCATCTTTCACGGCAACTCTAGACCGCGGAATGTGCAAACTCCATTGCCGAACGCCGGGGGCAATCGCTAA
- the rmuC gene encoding DNA recombination protein RmuC, translating into MNGFVTVAALGVGIAVGAAVVWALMRAKGAAIAERLSAQQSIAQSLQQRETQLQTELTTLRTANTLLERDKAALAATLQQEREQEQKLKHAFQSLAAEALQANNQQFITLATSALNTQQEAAKGNLGELVNPVKTALTNVEKKLQDLEVARQGAYSGLLTQVQSLQESERLLRTEAANLVSALRSPTVRGRWGEMQLRRVVELAGMLDHCDFFEQVSTQSEDGRLQPDLVVCLPGNRKIVVDAKAPLSAFLEALDTQEEDVRQARMKDHARLVLDHVSKLKKKEYWNQFEHSPDFVVLFLPGETFFSAAQQYAPQLIELGWEQHVVIATPVTLITLLRMVALGWRQEKLAQNAQEISDLGKQLYERLAKVADHMRRLGKSLQTSVNTYNETVGTLESRVLTSARKFHELGAAPSGDTIDDVEPLEVMTREIQRLELLSASLEEAPSFPKSHS; encoded by the coding sequence ATGAACGGATTCGTAACGGTCGCAGCGCTGGGTGTAGGAATCGCCGTAGGCGCCGCCGTGGTGTGGGCGCTAATGCGGGCCAAAGGCGCGGCCATTGCCGAACGGTTGTCGGCCCAGCAAAGCATTGCACAATCGTTGCAACAGCGCGAAACGCAGCTGCAAACCGAATTAACCACTCTCCGCACCGCCAACACCCTGCTGGAGCGCGATAAGGCGGCGCTGGCAGCCACGCTGCAACAGGAACGCGAACAAGAGCAAAAACTCAAGCACGCTTTCCAATCGCTGGCAGCCGAAGCGCTGCAAGCCAATAATCAGCAATTCATCACATTAGCTACATCGGCACTTAATACGCAACAGGAAGCCGCCAAAGGAAATCTTGGCGAACTGGTTAATCCTGTCAAAACCGCGCTCACCAACGTCGAAAAAAAACTGCAAGACCTGGAAGTTGCTCGCCAGGGAGCCTACTCGGGCTTACTGACGCAGGTGCAATCGCTACAGGAATCGGAACGGTTGCTGCGGACCGAAGCGGCCAATTTAGTCAGCGCTTTGCGCTCGCCCACGGTTCGTGGACGCTGGGGCGAAATGCAACTTCGGCGAGTGGTGGAACTGGCCGGCATGCTCGATCATTGCGACTTTTTCGAGCAAGTCAGCACGCAAAGCGAAGACGGCCGCCTGCAGCCCGATTTGGTTGTCTGCCTGCCGGGCAATCGAAAAATCGTTGTCGATGCCAAAGCGCCGCTGTCGGCCTTTCTGGAAGCCCTCGACACGCAGGAGGAAGATGTCCGGCAAGCGCGGATGAAAGACCATGCCCGGCTGGTGCTCGATCACGTTTCCAAACTAAAAAAGAAAGAATATTGGAATCAGTTCGAGCACTCGCCCGATTTTGTGGTGCTGTTCCTGCCGGGTGAAACATTTTTCAGCGCGGCCCAACAGTATGCGCCGCAACTAATCGAACTCGGCTGGGAGCAACATGTCGTGATTGCCACGCCAGTCACGTTGATTACGCTGCTGCGGATGGTTGCGCTGGGTTGGCGACAGGAAAAGCTCGCGCAAAACGCGCAGGAAATCAGCGATTTGGGCAAGCAACTGTACGAACGACTAGCCAAGGTGGCCGACCACATGCGTCGGCTAGGCAAAAGTTTGCAAACCTCCGTCAACACCTACAACGAAACCGTCGGCACGCTGGAATCGCGCGTGCTGACCAGTGCCCGCAAGTTTCATGAACTCGGCGCAGCCCCGTCGGGCGACACCATTGACGACGTTGAACCGCTGGAAGTGATGACTCGCGAAATTCAACGTCTGGAATTGCTGTCGGCCAGCCTGGAAGAAGCCCCGTCTTTCCCGAAAAGCCACTCTTGA